The following are from one region of the Littorina saxatilis isolate snail1 linkage group LG4, US_GU_Lsax_2.0, whole genome shotgun sequence genome:
- the LOC138964566 gene encoding protein CFAP276-like isoform X2, with protein sequence MATMSTRDPYPFPKQQNDGNFCGTRMKQVAPKTNSWTIYKDSQDVYGVPTHLAQQQNPWNRLNSKHTLSSSRREVYHFDPKAPNDSLDFTLKAKYNHHEEMFKNRNETKYQKETMDADQAGRKLKNRVVVEPKKAPEMNHPISLNAQQRMESASSVKNAIEGAHSEETNAGFSRKSDGGIFVF encoded by the exons ATGGCTACGATGTCAACAAGGGATCCCTATCCTTTTCCCAAACAGCAAAACGATGGAAATTTCTGTGGCACCAGAATGAAGCAG GTAGCCCCCAAAACCAACAGCTGGACCATCTACAAAGACTCCCAAGATGTGTATGGCGTTCCCACTCACCTTGCCCAGCAGCAAAACCCCTGGAACCGACTCAACAGCAAGCACACACTGAGCAGCTCTCGTCGTGAGGTCTATCACTTCGACCCCAAGGCTCCAAACGATTCACTGGATTTTACTCTCAAGGCCAAGTACAACCACCATGAGGAGATGTTCAAGAACAGGAACGAGACCAAGTACCAGAAAGAAACTATGGATGCTGACCAGGCAGG CCGCAAACTAAAGAACAGAGTGGTGGTTGAACCAAAGAAGGCACCAGAAATGAATCATCCCATCTCTCTTAATGCCCAGCAGAGAATGGAGAGTGCCAGCAGTGTCAAAAACGCTATTG AGGGAGCTCATTCTGAGGAAACCAACGCTGGCTTCTCTCGAAAAAGCGATGGCGGTATCTTTGTATTTTGA
- the LOC138964566 gene encoding protein CFAP276-like isoform X1 produces MATMSTRDPYPFPKQQNDGNFCGTRMKQVAPKTNSWTIYKDSQDVYGVPTHLAQQQNPWNRLNSKHTLSSSRREVYHFDPKAPNDSLDFTLKAKYNHHEEMFKNRNETKYQKETMDADQAGRKLKNRVVVEPKKAPEMNHPISLNAQQRMESASSVKNAIESHHTQTTNKGYTRKPDGGFFSS; encoded by the exons ATGGCTACGATGTCAACAAGGGATCCCTATCCTTTTCCCAAACAGCAAAACGATGGAAATTTCTGTGGCACCAGAATGAAGCAG GTAGCCCCCAAAACCAACAGCTGGACCATCTACAAAGACTCCCAAGATGTGTATGGCGTTCCCACTCACCTTGCCCAGCAGCAAAACCCCTGGAACCGACTCAACAGCAAGCACACACTGAGCAGCTCTCGTCGTGAGGTCTATCACTTCGACCCCAAGGCTCCAAACGATTCACTGGATTTTACTCTCAAGGCCAAGTACAACCACCATGAGGAGATGTTCAAGAACAGGAACGAGACCAAGTACCAGAAAGAAACTATGGATGCTGACCAGGCAGG CCGCAAACTAAAGAACAGAGTGGTGGTTGAACCAAAGAAGGCACCAGAAATGAATCATCCCATCTCTCTTAATGCCCAGCAGAGAATGGAGAGTGCCAGCAGTGTCAAAAACGCTATTG AGAGtcatcacacacagacaaccaaCAAGGGATACACACGAAAGCCAGACGGAGGATTCTTCTCGTCTTGA